Proteins co-encoded in one Abyssibacter profundi genomic window:
- a CDS encoding UPF0149 family protein, producing the protein MTDPRQPLSDTEMHELDAWLEARAERIVAEQGEDVDPGVCSLSELDGFLTAIVSGPNTVLPSIWLPAMAAGHDLQPDDQADAQHVLELIMRHMNGIAGTLMQAPDSFDPIFDEFEELDQPFVLPWCAGYVRALDLDEGWDTGDDEFALALLPILVFGAELDDEITADLDDPDLDLMAAQIPDCARSIHAYWLARRAPGHSPVETAVREAPKVGRNAPCPCGSGRKYKHCCLH; encoded by the coding sequence ATGACCGACCCCAGACAGCCGCTCTCCGATACGGAAATGCACGAGTTGGATGCCTGGCTGGAGGCGCGTGCCGAACGGATTGTCGCGGAGCAGGGCGAAGATGTGGACCCAGGGGTTTGTAGCCTGAGTGAGCTAGACGGCTTTCTGACTGCAATCGTCAGCGGACCCAATACCGTCCTGCCGTCAATCTGGTTGCCTGCGATGGCCGCGGGGCACGACTTGCAACCGGATGACCAGGCCGATGCACAACACGTGCTGGAGCTGATCATGCGGCACATGAACGGGATTGCGGGGACGCTCATGCAAGCGCCCGACAGCTTTGATCCGATCTTCGATGAGTTCGAGGAGCTGGACCAGCCGTTTGTCTTGCCCTGGTGTGCGGGCTACGTCCGCGCGCTGGATCTGGATGAGGGCTGGGACACCGGGGACGACGAATTCGCACTGGCGCTGCTGCCTATCCTGGTGTTTGGCGCGGAGCTAGACGATGAGATCACCGCCGACCTGGACGACCCGGACCTCGACCTCATGGCCGCGCAGATTCCCGACTGCGCACGGTCCATCCACGCCTACTGGCTGGCACGCAGAGCACCGGGTCACTCGCCCGTCGAGACCGCCGTGCGCGAAGCGCCTAAGGTCGGCCGCAATGCGCCTTGCCCATGCGGCAGTGGGCGCAAATACAAGCATTGTTGCCTGCACTAG
- a CDS encoding M14 family metallopeptidase yields the protein MSNHSSPYPIGTPGKPWRESEVSEWSRQQTVQRSYADDVQSVVEQLAKRFDHIQYGRLAVDPARYPLHALRSQDWNDTLPTMLVTGGVHGYETSGVLGALRFLEEAAAAYDGRANLLVAPCVSPWGYERIQRWNHAAVDPNRSFCDNSPSQEAAALWALVRPLRARIVMHIDLHETTDTDETEFRPALAARDGKPFEPGEIPDGFYLVDDTERPQPAFQNAVIQAVAAVTHIAEADAQGEIIGSPMVAPGVIRYPLGALQLCAGMTDARYRTTTEVYPDSPRTDAEACIRAQVAAVTAAIDFALAASA from the coding sequence ATGTCTAATCACAGCTCGCCCTACCCCATCGGCACCCCCGGCAAACCCTGGCGCGAGTCCGAAGTCAGCGAATGGAGCCGGCAGCAGACCGTCCAACGCAGCTATGCGGACGATGTGCAGTCAGTCGTGGAGCAACTGGCCAAGCGCTTCGACCACATCCAATACGGCCGACTGGCGGTTGATCCGGCGCGCTACCCGCTGCACGCGCTGCGCAGCCAGGACTGGAACGACACGCTGCCCACGATGCTCGTGACCGGCGGCGTCCATGGTTATGAGACCAGCGGGGTGCTGGGGGCACTGCGGTTTCTCGAAGAGGCGGCCGCGGCCTACGACGGCCGGGCCAATCTGCTGGTGGCGCCCTGCGTTAGCCCCTGGGGATACGAGCGCATCCAGCGTTGGAACCATGCCGCTGTCGATCCGAACCGCTCGTTCTGCGACAACAGCCCGTCGCAGGAGGCCGCCGCCCTGTGGGCGCTGGTGCGGCCGCTACGGGCCCGCATCGTCATGCACATCGACTTGCATGAGACCACGGACACGGACGAAACCGAGTTCAGGCCCGCCCTGGCCGCCCGCGACGGCAAACCCTTCGAGCCTGGCGAAATTCCGGACGGGTTTTATCTGGTCGACGACACCGAGCGGCCGCAGCCGGCGTTCCAGAACGCCGTGATTCAAGCCGTGGCGGCGGTTACGCATATCGCCGAGGCCGATGCACAGGGCGAAATCATCGGCTCACCGATGGTCGCCCCCGGCGTGATTCGCTACCCGCTTGGCGCGCTGCAGCTCTGCGCCGGCATGACGGATGCGCGCTACCGAACCACCACCGAGGTCTACCCCGACAGCCCGCGCACCGATGCGGAAGCCTGCATCCGGGCCCAGGTGGCGGCCGTGACCGCGGCAATCGATTTTGCGCTGGCGGCCTCGGCGTAA
- a CDS encoding LpxL/LpxP family acyltransferase, giving the protein MRLRPRRLARAGEKSVDSCPLPIAWIVGSLRKPRPQITLLESLHPRYWGAWLLLGFMWLLGHLPHAAQQRVGRWLGKLGYAVGGSRRKMANANIRACFPERSPEEQDALVRDTFIANSIGMVECTRSWFGDMTRYRRDLRIDGLELLQAGLDRGKGVLLYGGHFSILDFALPLVDAIHPVAYMYRPNRNKLLDRVIENRRAPYRHDAFSKRELHALIAYLQAGNLAWYAFDQDLGAKHSVFAPFFGVQTATLKTLGWLTRESGATPLFLSQWRDDHDGHYRLRFREIPDEFPSDDDVQNATILNAMMEEEIRRDPAQYLWLHRRFKTRPPGEASIY; this is encoded by the coding sequence ATGCGGCTGCGCCCGCGCCGATTGGCCCGGGCCGGCGAGAAGTCAGTAGACTCTTGCCCCCTTCCTATCGCTTGGATAGTCGGCAGTTTGAGAAAGCCACGCCCCCAGATCACCCTTTTAGAGTCCCTGCACCCGCGCTATTGGGGGGCGTGGTTGTTGCTCGGATTCATGTGGCTGCTGGGGCACCTGCCGCATGCAGCCCAACAGCGCGTCGGGCGATGGCTGGGCAAGCTGGGTTACGCCGTGGGCGGCAGTCGCCGGAAGATGGCCAACGCCAACATCCGCGCCTGTTTTCCAGAGCGCTCTCCCGAAGAGCAGGATGCGCTGGTCCGCGACACCTTTATCGCCAACTCCATTGGCATGGTCGAGTGCACGCGCAGCTGGTTTGGCGACATGACCCGTTACCGGCGGGACCTACGCATCGATGGCCTGGAGTTGCTTCAGGCCGGGTTGGACCGGGGTAAGGGTGTGCTGCTGTACGGCGGGCACTTTTCAATTCTCGATTTCGCGCTGCCACTGGTCGATGCGATTCACCCGGTGGCCTATATGTACCGGCCCAACCGCAACAAGCTGCTGGATCGCGTCATCGAGAATCGCCGCGCACCGTACCGGCACGATGCCTTCTCCAAGCGCGAGCTGCATGCGCTCATCGCTTACCTGCAAGCCGGCAACCTGGCCTGGTATGCCTTCGATCAAGACCTGGGTGCCAAGCACAGCGTCTTCGCGCCGTTCTTCGGGGTGCAGACCGCGACGCTCAAAACACTCGGCTGGCTCACGCGCGAATCCGGCGCGACGCCGCTGTTCCTCTCGCAATGGCGAGATGACCACGACGGCCACTACCGCCTGCGCTTCCGGGAGATTCCCGATGAATTTCCATCCGATGATGACGTGCAAAACGCCACCATCCTCAACGCCATGATGGAAGAAGAAATTCGTCGCGACCCGGCGCAGTACCTCTGGCTGCATCGACGGTTTAAAACCCGCCCGCCGGGCGAGGCGTCGATTTACTAG
- a CDS encoding type II toxin-antitoxin system RelE/ParE family toxin, whose amino-acid sequence MIRSFRCAETESIWRGVRSKRLPPEMQSVARRKLRMLNNAVDLNDLRVPPANRLEALKGERKGQHSIRINRQWRICFVWRDANAEQVEIVDYH is encoded by the coding sequence ATGATCCGTAGCTTTCGGTGCGCTGAGACGGAATCGATTTGGCGGGGCGTGAGATCCAAGCGCTTGCCGCCCGAGATGCAATCCGTTGCCAGGCGCAAGCTGCGGATGTTGAACAACGCGGTTGATCTGAATGACCTGCGCGTGCCGCCAGCGAATCGCCTGGAAGCCTTGAAGGGCGAGCGCAAGGGGCAGCACAGCATTCGCATCAATCGCCAGTGGCGTATCTGCTTCGTGTGGCGAGATGCCAATGCCGAGCAGGTCGAGATCGTGGATTATCACTGA
- a CDS encoding HigA family addiction module antitoxin, which yields MDKLPNVHPGEILLEEFLEPAGLSQSKLAREIGVPPRRINEIVLGKRGVTADTAVRLARYFETSEKFWMGLQADFDLEEVHRSLAA from the coding sequence ATGGACAAACTGCCCAACGTGCATCCTGGCGAAATTCTGCTGGAAGAATTCCTCGAGCCGGCGGGCCTGAGTCAAAGCAAGCTGGCCCGTGAGATCGGTGTGCCCCCGCGGCGGATCAACGAGATCGTGCTCGGTAAGCGCGGTGTGACGGCCGACACTGCGGTGCGGTTGGCTCGCTACTTCGAAACCAGTGAGAAGTTCTGGATGGGGTTGCAAGCGGACTTTGATCTCGAAGAAGTTCACCGGTCGTTGGCCGCTTG